The proteins below are encoded in one region of Methanoculleus taiwanensis:
- a CDS encoding DUF2769 domain-containing protein: MDRFEEKMKEFKQIPPEKLTEIITQEKELCTCPDCPAYTECAENAAERLFCAIGGSFRCITEQKTCLCPTCPISREYGLTHTAFCVRSAETNQRYFDPL; encoded by the coding sequence ATGGATAGGTTCGAAGAGAAGATGAAGGAGTTCAAGCAGATTCCGCCGGAGAAGCTGACGGAGATAATAACGCAGGAGAAAGAACTCTGCACCTGCCCGGACTGCCCGGCCTACACGGAATGCGCGGAGAATGCCGCCGAGCGCCTCTTCTGCGCAATAGGCGGCAGCTTCCGGTGCATCACCGAGCAAAAGACATGCCTCTGCCCGACCTGCCCGATCAGCAGGGAGTACGGCCTCACCCACACCGCCTTCTGTGTCAGGAGTGCGGAGACAAACCAGCGGTACTTCGACCCGCTCTGA
- a CDS encoding AI-2E family transporter, producing the protein MAETGTRIDRLTLLLIAGIAAAAAIAFWPLAGALFVAGTFAIVLMPLHRVLCRRMPAWFSALLLTGGLVSALAALLVLLAGVLLENTNEILHMLQTIVSWAGSLLSRHVDLNAAGAVIDINAWLAEIVGLAEQSLMGIIPQVPLMVVDIIVFVLALYIAVLGGDKIYREVAAALPKRSQRGINALTVTFTDTIYSVYVLHVIVALVTFVLAVPFFAILGFGDVFFYAALAAIFQLIPAVGSLVLIVFLAVYALASGDYRALALLVFVGYPLLSALPDFFLRPILMGKRVDIHPVLVLIGFIGGLGVMGLIGFVLGPLFMALLVSGYHVLVEELHGAAHENAPLPDRKEFGDGTAAGE; encoded by the coding sequence ATGGCTGAAACCGGAACGCGGATCGATAGACTCACCCTCCTCCTCATCGCGGGGATAGCCGCCGCAGCTGCTATTGCCTTCTGGCCGCTTGCGGGAGCGCTCTTTGTCGCCGGAACATTTGCCATCGTGCTGATGCCTCTTCACCGGGTGCTTTGCCGCCGGATGCCTGCCTGGTTCTCTGCGCTTCTGCTGACGGGCGGCCTCGTCTCGGCGCTCGCCGCGCTGCTCGTCCTTCTGGCGGGTGTCCTGCTCGAGAACACGAACGAAATACTGCACATGCTCCAGACGATCGTCTCGTGGGCGGGTTCGCTCCTCAGCCGGCACGTCGATCTCAACGCCGCTGGGGCTGTTATCGACATAAACGCTTGGCTCGCAGAGATCGTCGGGCTCGCGGAGCAGAGCCTGATGGGGATCATACCCCAGGTTCCGCTGATGGTCGTCGACATCATCGTCTTCGTGCTGGCGCTCTACATCGCCGTCCTCGGGGGCGACAAGATCTACCGCGAGGTCGCGGCAGCGCTCCCGAAACGCTCGCAGCGCGGGATCAACGCACTGACGGTCACCTTCACCGATACCATCTACTCCGTCTACGTCCTGCACGTCATCGTCGCGCTGGTCACCTTCGTCCTCGCGGTTCCGTTCTTCGCGATCCTCGGGTTTGGAGATGTCTTCTTCTACGCGGCACTCGCCGCCATCTTCCAGCTCATCCCTGCCGTCGGGTCGCTCGTCCTCATTGTCTTCCTCGCGGTCTACGCCCTCGCCTCCGGCGACTACCGGGCGCTCGCCCTGCTCGTCTTCGTCGGCTACCCGCTCCTCTCCGCTTTACCCGACTTCTTCCTCCGCCCCATCCTTATGGGTAAAAGGGTTGATATTCACCCGGTGCTCGTTCTGATCGGGTTCATCGGCGGTCTCGGAGTGATGGGGCTGATCGGGTTCGTCCTCGGTCCGCTCTTCATGGCGCTGCTCGTCAGCGGCTACCACGTTCTCGTCGAGGAGCTGCATGGGGCAGCCCACGAAAATGCCCCTCTCCCTGATCGGAAGGAGTTCGGGGATGGGACGGCGGCCGGAGAGTAG
- a CDS encoding protease inhibitor I42 family protein, whose translation MVQMKTIYGIIAALILVACMAGAGCTGTEPAANETPAETPTAAETTAAPADEFVYNETNNGQTATVPVGSNITIQLDENPTTGYEWNVTSSEGLVSISDEFIPPSGQLVGAGGLRVWEYGAVENGTGEFAAVYKRPWEETTGNETTYTLTFTIV comes from the coding sequence ATGGTGCAGATGAAGACAATCTACGGCATTATTGCAGCCCTCATCCTTGTGGCATGCATGGCGGGAGCCGGTTGTACCGGTACAGAACCCGCCGCGAACGAAACCCCGGCTGAGACCCCGACTGCGGCGGAGACCACGGCAGCCCCCGCCGACGAGTTCGTGTACAATGAGACGAACAACGGGCAGACAGCGACCGTTCCGGTCGGAAGCAACATCACCATCCAGCTCGACGAGAACCCGACGACCGGGTATGAGTGGAACGTAACCTCGTCCGAGGGGCTCGTCTCCATCAGTGACGAGTTCATCCCGCCCTCCGGGCAGCTCGTCGGAGCCGGCGGCCTGCGTGTCTGGGAGTACGGCGCCGTCGAGAACGGCACGGGCGAGTTCGCCGCTGTCTACAAGCGCCCGTGGGAAGAGACGACCGGAAACGAGACGACGTATACCCTGACCTTCACTATCGTGTGA
- a CDS encoding class I SAM-dependent methyltransferase produces the protein MTGGHHYHDEEERRTWQNPESILALIGLSAGQTFVDVGCGDGFFALPAARIVGPLGRIIGIDIDADALDRLRREAVREGLENIFLHHGPAEEIILCSICADVIFFGIDLHDFDDPARVLERAREMVKPAGVVVDLDWRKEMQPFGPPFEKRFSVEYAVSLMERAGLRVESVAESGIYHYIILARPTREA, from the coding sequence ATGACGGGCGGCCATCACTACCATGACGAAGAGGAGAGACGCACCTGGCAGAACCCCGAGTCGATCCTTGCTCTGATCGGCCTCTCCGCAGGCCAGACGTTCGTTGATGTCGGGTGCGGCGACGGTTTCTTTGCCCTGCCCGCAGCGAGGATCGTCGGCCCGCTCGGCCGGATCATCGGGATCGACATCGACGCCGACGCCCTCGATCGGCTTCGCCGCGAGGCGGTCAGGGAAGGCCTCGAAAACATCTTCCTCCATCACGGCCCTGCGGAGGAGATCATCCTCTGTAGCATCTGTGCCGACGTTATCTTCTTCGGGATCGACCTGCACGACTTCGACGATCCCGCCCGGGTGCTCGAACGTGCACGGGAGATGGTCAAACCCGCCGGGGTCGTGGTGGATCTGGACTGGCGCAAAGAGATGCAGCCGTTTGGGCCGCCTTTTGAGAAACGGTTCAGTGTGGAGTATGCCGTATCCCTTATGGAGAGGGCGGGGCTCCGCGTGGAGTCGGTGGCCGAGTCGGGCATTTACCACTACATCATCCTTGCCCGGCCAACGAGGGAGGCCTGA
- a CDS encoding COG1361 S-layer family protein, producing MRSWELCVAALIFMLLVLPGIVTADQPSVIVSNYTVTPAVVQPGDLGTITVVLTNTATAATRTEAAAETVPGQGQTTTTTNTQINAVIEDATLKGDGIEVLTGSYGRIGALGPGQSARLTFLFRAPAEDGIYFPEVWVRVAGATSLKYPVPVNVNSGYAIIKKPAIRIERSVPESVIPGQPFNLTLVVANDGQAAANDVTVNVNASTSSITAATPQTFYIPRLAPGEEAAREMRFLTDTGTALGLQPILITVAYQNNDGNLFREVSTVGVPIQGKAELGVASVSTDPTRITVGDPIDLIIRVENSGTGDANSVRATIDGLPLQGGKEAFMGTIEPNNDAPAVFTLTADEAGTFDYTLLITYTDDFGTHTMEERLQMAVADSDDTLLLIAAAAIVIVAAVVAVWWWRRRRREEEEME from the coding sequence ATGCGATCGTGGGAACTGTGTGTGGCCGCTCTGATCTTCATGCTACTGGTCTTACCGGGAATTGTCACCGCAGACCAACCGTCGGTGATCGTCTCTAATTACACGGTCACCCCTGCCGTGGTGCAGCCGGGGGATCTCGGAACCATCACCGTTGTGCTTACAAATACCGCGACGGCCGCAACCCGGACCGAAGCCGCCGCCGAGACGGTTCCGGGACAGGGGCAGACCACTACGACGACCAACACCCAGATCAACGCGGTCATTGAGGACGCCACCCTGAAAGGAGACGGAATCGAGGTGCTGACCGGGAGCTACGGCAGGATCGGTGCGCTCGGGCCCGGGCAGTCGGCAAGGCTCACGTTTCTCTTCCGTGCCCCTGCCGAAGACGGGATCTACTTCCCCGAGGTATGGGTCCGGGTCGCCGGTGCGACGAGCCTGAAGTATCCGGTTCCGGTGAACGTGAACTCAGGCTATGCGATCATTAAAAAACCGGCTATCCGGATCGAACGGAGCGTCCCCGAGAGCGTTATACCGGGGCAGCCCTTCAACCTCACGCTGGTGGTCGCGAACGACGGGCAGGCGGCGGCGAACGATGTTACGGTCAACGTCAATGCAAGCACCTCATCGATAACCGCCGCCACCCCGCAGACATTCTACATCCCCCGACTCGCTCCGGGCGAGGAGGCCGCCCGGGAGATGCGTTTCCTGACCGACACCGGAACAGCGCTCGGGCTGCAGCCGATTCTGATCACCGTCGCCTACCAGAACAACGATGGAAACCTCTTTCGTGAAGTCTCGACCGTCGGCGTTCCGATCCAAGGAAAGGCCGAGCTCGGGGTCGCTTCGGTCAGCACCGATCCGACCCGAATAACGGTCGGCGACCCGATCGACCTGATCATCAGAGTGGAGAACTCCGGTACCGGCGATGCAAACTCGGTGCGGGCGACTATCGACGGCCTCCCCCTTCAGGGAGGGAAGGAAGCCTTCATGGGCACCATCGAACCGAACAACGATGCTCCAGCGGTCTTCACCCTTACCGCGGATGAGGCCGGAACGTTCGACTACACCCTCCTGATCACATATACCGACGATTTCGGGACGCATACGATGGAGGAGCGACTGCAGATGGCCGTCGCCGATTCGGACGACACCCTCCTCCTGATCGCCGCCGCCGCGATCGTCATCGTCGCGGCAGTCGTCGCCGTCTGGTGGTGGCGGAGAAGGCGGCGGGAAGAGGAGGAGATGGAATAA
- a CDS encoding ABC transporter permease, with the protein MFESIKVASFLAFKQIQRGNKGTLILTIMIIALIFVNLVFLPSIISGVIETFNSQSINFNYGNLVIEPREGDQYISDVETLQQKVERIPGIIGTSPRISTGVTYFYKGRNARSTLYGINPTDERSVTTIDQNLIAGEFLSDGDTDRIVMGGILAGTEGEEGGGLPSLQGVQVGDSVEVAFPNGERRTFQVKGIYETESIGVDTSAFVTTEAIDAVLGLDNQASQILVKTAVNGEEEMFRTRLLAYGVQQQVFTYQQKAAGFVDQAIQSFEIINAISTLVSLIIAIVVVFIVIFINTVNKRRQIGILKAIGINRQIIINSYVIQVLVITSVGTVVGLVLTSGVITYLTINPLIFPGGPVYPVVEAMTIIRSVASLFIVSVIAGYIPAWKTAREDILDAIQR; encoded by the coding sequence ATGTTCGAAAGTATCAAAGTGGCATCCTTCCTCGCATTCAAGCAGATCCAGCGGGGAAACAAGGGGACGCTGATCCTGACCATCATGATCATCGCCCTCATCTTTGTCAACCTGGTCTTTCTCCCCTCGATCATCTCCGGAGTCATCGAGACGTTCAACTCCCAGTCGATCAACTTCAACTACGGCAACCTGGTCATCGAACCACGGGAGGGCGATCAGTACATCAGCGATGTCGAGACCCTGCAGCAGAAGGTCGAGCGGATCCCCGGTATCATCGGCACCTCGCCCCGCATCTCGACCGGGGTCACCTACTTCTACAAAGGCAGGAACGCCAGGAGCACGCTCTACGGCATCAACCCCACAGACGAGCGGTCGGTCACAACGATCGATCAGAATCTGATCGCCGGGGAGTTTCTGAGCGACGGCGATACCGACCGGATCGTCATGGGCGGGATACTCGCCGGGACGGAAGGAGAGGAGGGGGGCGGGCTCCCGTCCCTCCAGGGCGTGCAGGTCGGCGATTCAGTCGAGGTCGCCTTCCCGAACGGTGAACGGCGCACGTTCCAGGTCAAGGGGATCTACGAGACGGAGTCCATCGGCGTCGACACCTCGGCCTTTGTTACCACCGAAGCGATCGATGCCGTCCTCGGTCTCGATAACCAGGCGTCGCAGATCCTCGTGAAGACCGCCGTAAACGGCGAGGAGGAGATGTTCCGGACCCGCCTTCTCGCCTATGGCGTCCAGCAGCAGGTCTTCACCTACCAGCAGAAAGCGGCCGGATTCGTCGACCAGGCGATCCAGAGTTTCGAGATCATCAACGCCATCTCGACCCTGGTCAGCCTGATCATCGCCATCGTGGTGGTTTTCATCGTCATCTTCATCAATACGGTGAACAAACGCCGCCAGATCGGGATCTTAAAGGCGATCGGGATCAACCGGCAGATCATCATCAACTCGTATGTCATCCAGGTGCTCGTCATCACCTCGGTCGGAACAGTAGTCGGGCTCGTCCTCACGAGTGGGGTCATCACCTATCTCACGATCAATCCCCTCATCTTTCCGGGCGGTCCGGTCTACCCGGTGGTCGAGGCGATGACAATTATACGAAGCGTCGCGAGCCTTTTCATCGTATCGGTGATCGCCGGGTACATCCCGGCATGGAAGACCGCACGGGAGGATATTCTGGACGCAATCCAGAGGTAG
- a CDS encoding ABC transporter ATP-binding protein, with the protein MIVVEDVTRTYRMGKVEVRALKGVSFEIAKGEFVGITGASGSGKSTLLHIMGLLDRPTSGRVLIDGRDVQKLSDRQQTLFRLNRLGYVFQDYALIPELTALENVYVTSLARGVPEAEYTRRGAEVLRQVGLGDRINHRQSELSGGEQQRVAIARALVNNPSILLADEPCANLDSETSKSILDLFARVNEELDQTIVMVSHEKWHERYFCRIIDLKDGLIESMHACNPREKPAG; encoded by the coding sequence ATGATCGTCGTCGAAGATGTCACGAGAACGTACCGAATGGGCAAGGTCGAGGTGCGGGCGCTCAAGGGAGTTTCATTTGAGATCGCAAAAGGAGAGTTCGTCGGGATCACGGGGGCAAGCGGCAGCGGCAAATCGACGCTGCTCCACATCATGGGGCTGCTCGACAGACCCACCTCGGGGAGAGTCCTCATCGACGGTCGTGATGTGCAGAAACTCTCCGACCGGCAACAGACGCTCTTTCGATTGAACCGGCTCGGCTACGTCTTCCAGGACTACGCCCTGATCCCGGAGCTGACGGCTCTTGAAAACGTCTATGTGACGTCGCTTGCCCGGGGAGTGCCAGAGGCCGAGTACACCCGCCGGGGAGCCGAAGTGCTCAGGCAGGTCGGGCTCGGCGACCGGATCAACCACCGGCAGAGCGAACTCTCGGGCGGCGAACAGCAGCGGGTGGCGATCGCACGGGCGCTCGTGAACAACCCGAGCATTCTCCTCGCCGACGAACCCTGTGCCAATCTCGACTCAGAGACCTCAAAGAGCATCCTCGACCTCTTCGCCCGGGTCAACGAGGAGCTCGACCAGACTATCGTCATGGTCTCGCACGAGAAATGGCATGAACGCTACTTCTGCCGGATCATCGATCTCAAAGACGGGCTGATCGAGAGCATGCACGCGTGCAATCCTCGCGAGAAACCCGCGGGGTGA
- a CDS encoding DUF1059 domain-containing protein: MKQVMTYRCKDLGLACDYEEKAEGENELMKRVEGHIMTVHQMDIQEPEVQEKIKKAMK, translated from the coding sequence ATGAAACAAGTGATGACCTACCGTTGTAAGGATCTCGGCCTCGCGTGCGACTATGAGGAGAAGGCCGAGGGTGAGAACGAGCTGATGAAGCGCGTCGAAGGGCACATCATGACTGTACACCAGATGGACATCCAGGAGCCGGAGGTCCAGGAGAAGATAAAGAAGGCGATGAAGTAG
- a CDS encoding 2'-5' RNA ligase family protein gives MSTLPDTVAIDIVLLPPGPVMDEAIRINQALIMGNSDGEIILSREGAVPHISVAMAAVRRDNLPELTRAVERIVQHCTPMTLTIDAIEHQSVSSGDRISAFHVLRPEIIQLFHKTVMNAVSRYAVADVTEEIFAGERVTASTVDCLRRFPETSSFSRYSPHITLGFGEIEPLLPGLDFPIRFEVTRAAIYRLGNHCTCREILAEFEVKRNNR, from the coding sequence ATGAGCACACTTCCCGATACCGTTGCAATCGACATCGTCCTTCTTCCGCCCGGCCCGGTGATGGACGAGGCTATCCGGATAAACCAGGCGCTGATCATGGGGAACTCCGACGGGGAGATCATCCTCTCCCGGGAGGGAGCGGTCCCGCATATCTCCGTGGCCATGGCCGCGGTCCGGCGCGACAATCTTCCGGAACTTACCCGGGCGGTCGAACGGATCGTGCAGCACTGCACCCCCATGACCCTGACGATCGACGCGATCGAGCACCAGTCGGTCTCGAGCGGCGATCGGATTTCGGCGTTCCACGTCCTGCGGCCGGAGATCATTCAGCTCTTCCATAAAACCGTGATGAACGCCGTCTCCCGGTACGCGGTCGCCGATGTAACGGAGGAGATCTTCGCGGGCGAACGCGTCACGGCATCGACGGTCGACTGCCTCCGCCGGTTTCCGGAAACGTCGAGTTTTTCCCGGTATTCGCCCCACATCACGCTCGGCTTCGGGGAGATCGAGCCGCTTCTCCCCGGTCTCGACTTCCCGATACGCTTCGAGGTCACCCGGGCGGCGATCTACCGCCTCGGAAATCATTGCACCTGCCGGGAGATCCTCGCCGAGTTCGAGGTGAAGCGAAACAACAGGTAA
- a CDS encoding WYL domain-containing protein: MSLNLPDTWVKAAVEHVVVQILYRTPEGEIISREVEPDAIAFKGENVASLTGYAHADRALLQCFRPEQIIGFSPTGRQFRPPSGGKWEDLRPLYNSRGLAGRDW, from the coding sequence ATGTCTCTGAACCTGCCCGATACCTGGGTGAAGGCGGCGGTCGAGCACGTCGTCGTGCAGATCCTCTACCGCACGCCGGAGGGCGAGATCATATCCCGTGAGGTCGAGCCCGATGCGATCGCTTTTAAAGGGGAGAATGTAGCCTCGCTGACCGGTTACGCTCACGCCGACCGGGCGCTCCTCCAGTGCTTCCGCCCGGAGCAGATCATCGGCTTTTCTCCCACCGGGCGGCAGTTTCGTCCTCCCTCCGGTGGAAAGTGGGAAGATCTCCGGCCGCTCTACAATAGCCGGGGGCTCGCCGGGCGGGACTGGTAA
- a CDS encoding sensor histidine kinase — MLLALGKVAAIILLLMSVFQFIKTFFYPDITVVETHITTVAFTTLLAVFAAFFVFRSQQKLLTAMTAEVRERRRAEEALQRYTDELNGLHRQLEASHREANLYLDILTHDIRNTENVSNLYAELLVDALDGEAVTYAEKLQRSIRKSIGILGTVATIRRIHEASSGLKQLDLDEVIRREIGQFPDSTIRYDGSPFPVRADDLLPEVFANLIGNAVKYGGSGVGITIRALERDGEVLVSVEDTGPGIPDADKQAVFHRYEQKRRGVGEGLGLYLVQILVGRYGGKVWVEDRVPGSPEQGAAFRFTLRRAEDA, encoded by the coding sequence ATGCTCCTGGCACTCGGAAAGGTCGCCGCAATCATCCTCCTCTTAATGAGCGTTTTCCAGTTCATCAAGACGTTCTTCTATCCCGACATCACGGTCGTGGAGACACATATCACCACCGTTGCGTTCACGACGCTTCTTGCCGTATTCGCCGCGTTCTTCGTCTTCCGCAGCCAGCAGAAACTCCTTACCGCGATGACGGCCGAGGTGCGCGAACGACGAAGAGCGGAAGAAGCTCTCCAGCGCTACACCGATGAGTTAAACGGGCTTCACCGGCAGCTGGAGGCTTCCCACCGGGAGGCGAACCTGTACCTCGACATCCTGACGCACGATATCCGGAACACCGAGAACGTCTCGAACCTGTATGCCGAGCTGCTCGTCGACGCGCTGGACGGGGAGGCGGTCACCTACGCGGAGAAACTGCAACGCAGCATCCGGAAAAGCATCGGGATCCTGGGCACCGTCGCCACCATCCGCAGGATCCACGAGGCATCATCCGGGCTCAAACAGCTGGATCTCGATGAGGTGATCCGGCGGGAGATCGGGCAGTTCCCGGACAGCACCATACGGTACGACGGATCTCCCTTCCCGGTTCGGGCCGACGATCTCCTCCCGGAGGTCTTCGCAAACCTCATCGGCAACGCCGTGAAGTACGGCGGATCCGGTGTCGGGATAACCATCCGGGCCCTTGAGCGGGACGGCGAGGTGCTGGTCTCGGTCGAGGACACCGGCCCCGGCATCCCGGATGCGGACAAGCAGGCGGTCTTCCACCGGTACGAACAGAAGAGGCGGGGTGTCGGCGAAGGGCTCGGGCTGTACCTCGTGCAGATTCTCGTCGGGCGCTATGGCGGGAAGGTCTGGGTCGAGGATCGGGTCCCCGGCAGCCCGGAGCAGGGGGCGGCATTCCGGTTCACCCTCCGGCGGGCGGAAGATGCCTGA
- a CDS encoding exonuclease/endonuclease/phosphatase family protein yields the protein MTCLPFSRALSLLAALILLFTCTAGCTVTFQAPDLPNLPVLTPDTPTVTPIPIPTEVQPAANGTIRIGAFNIQVFGVTKAAKPEVMEVLARIIRTYDIVAVQEIRDSSGTALPALLAAVNADGSNYTYIESVRLGRTASKEQYAYFYDRETVAPTADGRTYPEPEGTDPFHRDPFIAPFTVLDGSFDAVYIVVHTDPDEATEEIDALGAVVAYAREVYPQEQDFIVLGDLNADGSYFNESGTSPLRDDGYTWLITDELDTTTKSTNATYDRIIATGPTAPDFTGDAGVFRFDTAYGLNQTMTEAVSDHYPVYAVFRTGEDRD from the coding sequence ATGACCTGTTTGCCCTTCTCTCGAGCGCTCTCTCTGCTCGCGGCGCTCATCCTCCTCTTCACCTGCACCGCCGGGTGCACGGTCACGTTCCAGGCGCCCGATCTCCCGAACCTGCCGGTGCTGACACCGGACACCCCGACCGTCACGCCGATCCCGATTCCGACCGAAGTTCAGCCGGCGGCGAACGGCACTATCCGGATCGGCGCGTTCAACATCCAGGTATTCGGCGTCACGAAGGCGGCGAAACCCGAGGTCATGGAGGTGCTCGCCCGCATCATCCGGACGTACGATATCGTCGCCGTCCAGGAGATCCGGGACAGTTCCGGCACCGCGCTGCCGGCGCTCCTTGCGGCCGTGAACGCCGACGGCTCGAACTACACCTATATCGAGAGCGTCAGGCTCGGCCGGACGGCGAGCAAGGAGCAGTACGCCTACTTCTACGACCGGGAGACGGTCGCACCGACAGCGGACGGCAGAACATACCCCGAACCGGAAGGCACCGACCCGTTCCACCGCGACCCGTTCATCGCTCCGTTCACGGTACTGGACGGATCGTTCGACGCGGTCTACATCGTCGTCCACACCGACCCCGACGAGGCGACCGAAGAGATCGACGCCCTCGGTGCCGTGGTGGCGTATGCCCGGGAGGTCTATCCTCAGGAGCAAGACTTCATCGTCCTCGGCGACCTGAACGCCGACGGATCGTACTTCAACGAGAGCGGCACCTCACCGCTGCGGGATGACGGGTATACATGGCTGATCACGGATGAACTCGACACCACCACAAAGAGCACCAACGCCACCTACGACCGGATCATCGCCACCGGCCCGACCGCCCCGGACTTCACCGGCGATGCGGGCGTCTTCCGGTTCGATACCGCCTACGGGCTGAATCAGACGATGACCGAAGCCGTCTCCGACCACTACCCGGTCTATGCGGTCTTCCGGACGGGCGAAGATCGGGACTAA